The following coding sequences are from one Bacteroidota bacterium window:
- a CDS encoding FecR domain-containing protein, whose translation MADRYDPTLFDALDPAEQDALRSALGDEADAAEALALWTALRAHLGAELRRDLPEFDLLLLWALGEDDPAVLAPEEEARLIAARPALEAALGAHPALGDIVRRVRADRAAFDAAWDEAEQTAEPPSPLAERAPDRRPARASGARRWVWRSAVALSVAAFAAVLVFILQRDAGFETYRTGAGETETVALADGSTVLLAEASRLMVDTEDDGERRVRLTGEALFEILPNGEPFVVETATALTTVLGTTFGVTANDVETEVVLASGSVELATRLEAGQSVRLEPGHRSRVVGAQAPEPPTRTDIAEALAWTGTWHFQATPLGDIAERLSAHYAVPINVHPSLAADRVTGPFSSRQPVAETLRTLAVALDAQVEGDEANGYRIVPAR comes from the coding sequence ATGGCCGACCGTTACGATCCGACCCTTTTCGACGCACTCGACCCGGCCGAGCAGGACGCGCTGCGCAGCGCCCTCGGTGACGAGGCCGACGCCGCCGAGGCGCTCGCGCTCTGGACGGCCCTCCGTGCCCACCTCGGAGCCGAGCTTCGGCGCGACCTCCCGGAGTTCGACCTCCTCCTGCTCTGGGCGCTCGGCGAGGACGACCCGGCCGTGCTAGCCCCGGAAGAGGAAGCCCGGCTGATCGCCGCGCGCCCGGCTCTCGAAGCAGCGCTGGGTGCCCACCCGGCGCTCGGCGACATCGTCCGGCGGGTCCGCGCCGACCGCGCTGCGTTCGACGCGGCGTGGGACGAGGCAGAGCAGACTGCAGAGCCGCCGTCGCCGCTTGCAGAGCGCGCCCCGGACCGGCGGCCCGCGCGCGCCTCCGGTGCGCGCCGCTGGGTGTGGCGCTCGGCCGTCGCGCTGTCGGTCGCAGCGTTTGCGGCGGTGCTCGTGTTCATCCTCCAGCGCGATGCCGGGTTCGAGACCTACCGGACCGGGGCCGGGGAGACCGAGACCGTAGCGCTGGCCGACGGCTCGACGGTGCTCCTGGCCGAAGCGTCCCGGCTGATGGTCGACACGGAGGACGACGGCGAGCGGCGCGTCCGGCTGACCGGCGAAGCGCTCTTCGAGATCCTCCCCAACGGCGAGCCCTTCGTTGTCGAGACGGCGACGGCGCTGACGACGGTGCTCGGGACGACCTTCGGCGTGACGGCGAACGACGTCGAGACGGAGGTCGTGCTGGCGAGCGGGTCGGTGGAGCTGGCGACGCGGCTGGAGGCCGGGCAGTCGGTGCGGCTGGAGCCGGGGCACCGCAGCCGGGTCGTCGGGGCGCAGGCTCCCGAGCCGCCGACGCGGACGGACATCGCCGAGGCCCTCGCCTGGACGGGCACCTGGCATTTCCAGGCCACGCCGCTGGGCGACATCGCCGAGCGCCTGAGCGCGCACTACGCTGTGCCGATCAACGTCCACCCGTCGCTCGCGGCGGACCGGGTGACGGGGCCGTTCTCCTCCCGCCAGCCGGTCGCCGAGACGCTGCGCACTCTGGCCGTCGCGCTCGACGCCCAGGTCGAGGGCGACGAGGCGAACGGCTACCGGATCGTCCCCGCCCGCTAG
- a CDS encoding RNA polymerase sigma factor produces the protein MQPFDSEAVLRAQAGDEAARAELLADLEPILRRFFLSRIGQRPDVDDLVQNTLVRVHTGLEALQNPARLKAFAMKAAVFEVQDFYRGRYSGREYLYDPDQPPHDPAGTEASGLRVDIERALAVLTPKARRIIELREMGYPYKDIAEMVETTEAAVKMQVKRAFERLRGVLTLLLLCYTSLASG, from the coding sequence ATGCAACCATTCGATTCGGAGGCCGTCCTGCGCGCCCAGGCGGGCGACGAGGCGGCGCGGGCCGAACTGCTCGCCGACCTCGAACCCATCCTGCGCCGGTTCTTCCTGAGCCGCATCGGACAACGCCCCGACGTTGACGACCTCGTGCAAAACACGCTCGTCCGTGTCCACACCGGCCTGGAAGCGCTCCAGAACCCGGCCCGGCTCAAGGCCTTCGCGATGAAGGCGGCCGTGTTCGAGGTGCAGGACTTCTACCGGGGCCGCTACAGCGGGCGCGAGTACCTCTACGACCCGGACCAGCCGCCGCACGACCCGGCCGGTACCGAGGCCTCGGGCCTGCGCGTGGATATCGAACGCGCCCTCGCCGTGCTCACCCCGAAGGCGCGCCGCATCATCGAGCTGCGTGAGATGGGCTACCCCTACAAAGACATCGCCGAGATGGTAGAGACCACCGAGGCGGCCGTCAAGATGCAGGTCAAGCGGGCCTTCGAGCGGCTGCGCGGCGTGCTGACGCTGCTGCTGCTGTGCTACACCTCCCTCGCCTCGGGCTGA
- a CDS encoding geranylgeranylglycerol-phosphate geranylgeranyltransferase, with protein sequence MEATGPVPSLRARLGGLLQLARPLNVVMFFAGVALGGLLASGLEAFAGQNTTRISLAMVSAALIGAAANAINDLFDLEIDRVNRPGRPLPSGLVPLRAARALWATASALGVGLSAFLSWAHLGIAAASVGLLWGYSRWLKRTPLVGNLAIALVLGLAIFYGGLAVAPFGETFGWRAALLGAAFAFGSTLAREIAKDIEDAAGDEAGGARTLPLVIGGEASTWVAAVAVGGTLALFPLALTVGLGADFFLLALPAAGLLLAAAWYLLSAPPARRTRHAGAASSLLKLAMVAGILALAGARLIG encoded by the coding sequence ATGGAGGCCACGGGCCCAGTTCCCTCACTGCGAGCGCGCCTCGGCGGGCTGCTGCAGCTGGCGCGCCCGCTCAACGTGGTGATGTTCTTCGCGGGCGTCGCCCTCGGCGGGCTCCTGGCGTCGGGGCTGGAGGCGTTCGCGGGGCAGAACACGACGCGGATCAGTCTGGCGATGGTCAGCGCCGCCCTCATTGGCGCTGCGGCGAATGCGATCAACGACCTGTTCGACCTGGAGATCGACCGGGTGAACCGGCCGGGGCGACCGCTGCCGTCGGGGCTGGTGCCGCTCCGGGCAGCGCGAGCGCTGTGGGCGACGGCCTCGGCGCTCGGCGTCGGGCTGAGCGCGTTTCTGTCGTGGGCGCACCTCGGCATCGCGGCAGCTTCGGTGGGGCTGCTCTGGGGGTACAGCCGGTGGCTCAAGCGCACGCCGCTGGTCGGCAACCTCGCCATTGCCCTCGTGCTCGGGCTGGCGATCTTCTACGGTGGCCTAGCCGTCGCACCGTTCGGCGAGACCTTCGGCTGGCGTGCGGCCCTCCTCGGCGCGGCCTTCGCCTTCGGCTCGACGCTGGCCCGGGAGATCGCGAAAGACATCGAGGACGCGGCTGGCGACGAGGCCGGGGGCGCGCGGACGCTGCCGCTTGTCATCGGGGGTGAGGCATCGACGTGGGTCGCGGCGGTCGCTGTCGGAGGTACGCTTGCGCTGTTTCCGCTCGCGCTGACGGTTGGGCTGGGCGCGGACTTCTTCCTGCTGGCTCTGCCGGCGGCGGGGCTGCTGCTAGCCGCCGCGTGGTATCTTCTCAGCGCGCCGCCGGCGCGCCGCACCCGCCACGCAGGCGCGGCGAGCTCGCTCCTCAAGCTCGCCATGGTCGCGGGCATCCTGGCGCTCGCCGGGGCGCGGCTCATCGGCTGA
- a CDS encoding DNA-3-methyladenine glycosylase 2 family protein has product MPYDLDDATAHLAAADPAMASLIAFAGPCRLVIGGMDSPFQSLLRAIVYQQLSGKAAGKIHRRLLDLFPGEHPDPDEILDTPLADLRSVGLSNAKAAAAHDLAARTLDGTVPDLGALEAMTDAEIVERLTAVRGVGPWTVEMLLIFQLGRPDVLPVTDLGVRKGAARLFGLDDLPAPKELRTAGEAWRPYRSVASWYLWRAADTDEWFAPAPRKKISRPRLR; this is encoded by the coding sequence ATGCCCTACGACCTCGACGACGCCACCGCCCACCTCGCTGCGGCCGACCCGGCCATGGCGAGCCTGATCGCGTTCGCGGGGCCATGCCGGCTCGTGATCGGGGGGATGGACAGCCCGTTTCAGTCGCTGCTCCGGGCGATTGTATATCAGCAGCTCTCCGGCAAGGCCGCCGGGAAGATCCACCGCCGCCTCCTCGACCTCTTCCCCGGCGAGCACCCGGACCCGGACGAGATCCTCGACACGCCGCTCGCAGACCTGCGGTCGGTCGGCCTGTCGAACGCAAAGGCGGCGGCGGCCCACGACCTCGCCGCGCGCACGCTCGACGGGACGGTGCCGGACCTCGGTGCGCTGGAGGCGATGACCGATGCCGAGATCGTCGAGCGGCTGACGGCGGTGCGCGGAGTCGGGCCGTGGACGGTGGAAATGCTGCTGATCTTCCAGCTCGGCCGGCCGGACGTGCTGCCGGTGACCGACCTCGGCGTGCGCAAAGGGGCGGCGCGGCTCTTCGGTCTGGACGACCTCCCAGCGCCTAAAGAACTGCGCACAGCGGGCGAGGCGTGGCGGCCCTACCGGAGCGTGGCGAGCTGGTACCTCTGGCGCGCCGCCGACACCGACGAGTGGTTCGCACCGGCACCCCGCAAGAAAATCAGCCGCCCGAGGTTGCGCTAG